CGACGAGCTATGCCTGTTCCTCCTAGCCAGACGTCAGCCCCTAGGTATGGATCTAAGATTCGTAACCATTCTGCTCAAAATGGTAACCGACCTAGAGCGCATCGGAGATTTAGCCGCGAGCATTGCTAATAAAACACTGAAGCTACAAAAGATGCCGAGCATTGACATGCCGCCCTTAATCTTCGATTTGGCCAAAGGCGTCCAAAAAATGCTGCAACTAGCCATCGAAGCTTTCTTGGATGGCGATGCTGTCAAAGCATCAAGCATTCTGAAAAAAGACGACGACATAGACGAGCTCTACCATCAGGTGTTTAGAGCCCTATTAAAAGATATGGCCAAGAACGAAAATCTGATTGAGCCGCTAGTACAAGTGCAATCAATAGCCAAATGGTTAGAGCGCATTGGTGACCACTGCACAAACTTGGCCGAATTCGTAGTGTTCATGGTAAGCGGCGAAAACATCCGGCACCTAGCGAAACTAAAATAACCAAGACCGTCGTCATTGCGAGGAGCGCAGCGACGTGGCAATCCATCCCCCACCCGCCGCATCGCGTCCGCCCGGGCAAGAACGTCCGCCTCCGGCGTACAAAGCCCGGGCTGTCTGCGCTTGTGCGCCAAAATGGCGCGTGGAATCAACGGCCTCCCCTTTGTCATCCCGGGGTGACATGGTTTCTCGGCCCGAAGGGCAGATAATACCCAGCAGCCCAGGTCAGAGTGAGCGTAGTGAACGTCGGCCTGGGTAGGCACGTCTCCCCACCAATTGAGCCCTGAAGGGGCGCCCC
This sequence is a window from Myxococcota bacterium. Protein-coding genes within it:
- the phoU gene encoding phosphate signaling complex protein PhoU; translated protein: MSKLHTDRGYENELIDLKSRLAAMAYDVQKMIQKSILSLETKDTKLAEEVILKDHEINREEIEIDELCLFLLARRQPLGMDLRFVTILLKMVTDLERIGDLAASIANKTLKLQKMPSIDMPPLIFDLAKGVQKMLQLAIEAFLDGDAVKASSILKKDDDIDELYHQVFRALLKDMAKNENLIEPLVQVQSIAKWLERIGDHCTNLAEFVVFMVSGENIRHLAKLK